The Actinomycetota bacterium genomic interval AATATTAAAACAGATTGTTAAAAAAATATATGTATTAATGCAATATACATATTAAAAATCAGTCAAAATCATTATTTTTAAAACTGCTTACAATATCCTCCTCTATCTCTTTTGGAACAAGATCCCTGATACAACCATTAAGACTTGCAACCTCTTTTACAGCACTTGAGCTCAGATAAGCATATTTCGGATTTGAAACCATAAAGAAAGTTTCAATATGAGGCGCAAGCTTCTTATTCATCTGAGCCATCTGGAATTCATATTCAAAATCCGTAATAGCTCTCAGACCCTTGATTATTACATTTGCTTTTTTTTCTTTTGCAATATCTATAAGCAGGCCGTCATATGACATTATTTCTACATTTTTTAATCCCTGCAGAGATTTGCTGATAAACTCTATTCTTCTCTTTAATGAGTAAAGAGGTGTCTTTTTTGGATTATTTGATACAAGAACTATTACTTTGTCAAAAATCTTTGAACATCTGCAAATAATATCTCTGTGCCCTTCAGTCATGGGATCATATGTTCCCGGACATAAAGAAATTTTCTTCATAATTGATTTTTTATTTCAATGATAAATAAATGACCTTCTTTTCACCAAATGAAGATACTTTATCAATATTAAAAAGGCAAATTTCCTCTTCAATATCCCTTTTAAAAAAGAACTCATAAATTATAACACTATTTTTATCAATAATCCCACCATTATATAATAAATTAAAAACCCGAATCATATATTCTTTGCCGATCTTAAAAGGAGGGTCTAGAAAAATTACTTCAAAAATATCTTCATTGAAATTAGACAGAAATTCTGCTACGTCCTGTTTCCTTATCACTGCTTCTTCTTTTATGTCCTTTAATAGTGCAAGATTTTCCTTCAGAAGTTTGACAGAGTCAAATGAATTATCTATAAAATATACTGTTTCGGCACCGCGGCTTAAAGCCTCTATTCCAAGCGAACCGCTGCCTGCAAACAGATCAAGAACACTGCTATTATATATACGCGAGCCAAGAACATTAAAAATACTTTCTTTTACCCTATCCAAAGTAGGTCGTATGGATAGATCTGATGGACCTTTTAATTTTCTTCCTTTGAACTTACCGGAAATGATTCTTATTTTAAAATCACCGCATTTCTATTTTTCCATAAGAAAAGAATTTTACTCAACTGAAAAAATATAATTATAAAATGGCTGATCGCCTTTATAAAATTCTATTTCAATATCAGGATAGTATTTCTTTATTTCATTTTTTATATCTTCATTTTCAGCTTCTGAAGAATCTTTGCCGGCATAAAAAGATATTATGCTGTCATCTTCCTTTACCATGTCTTTTATAAGTTCAATTGTCGCGCCTATCAGATTATCTGAAATGACTTTTATCTTTCCGTCAAATAATCCTATGAACTGACCTTTTTTTATTTCACCCACAAGAAGATTGGCATCCCTGACTGCAACAGTGACTTCCCCGCTCTTGATTCTCTTATAAGCTTGTTC includes:
- the coaD gene encoding pantetheine-phosphate adenylyltransferase gives rise to the protein MKKISLCPGTYDPMTEGHRDIICRCSKIFDKVIVLVSNNPKKTPLYSLKRRIEFISKSLQGLKNVEIMSYDGLLIDIAKEKKANVIIKGLRAITDFEYEFQMAQMNKKLAPHIETFFMVSNPKYAYLSSSAVKEVASLNGCIRDLVPKEIEEDIVSSFKNNDFD
- the rsmD gene encoding 16S rRNA (guanine(966)-N(2))-methyltransferase RsmD; amino-acid sequence: MRIISGKFKGRKLKGPSDLSIRPTLDRVKESIFNVLGSRIYNSSVLDLFAGSGSLGIEALSRGAETVYFIDNSFDSVKLLKENLALLKDIKEEAVIRKQDVAEFLSNFNEDIFEVIFLDPPFKIGKEYMIRVFNLLYNGGIIDKNSVIIYEFFFKRDIEEEICLFNIDKVSSFGEKKVIYLSLK